From the genome of Miscanthus floridulus cultivar M001 chromosome 10, ASM1932011v1, whole genome shotgun sequence, one region includes:
- the LOC136488387 gene encoding uncharacterized protein — protein MRSEVITAYTIDGAVERILEELKEDIGGTSSGRRHNVIYFDGWDGLGASAVLREVGRRLAPAASEEKKPALGSGLEFSLIINLDCSKWESRRAMQRSLAEQLKLPPLLMKMFIDAQDEEDDYKGVGKGFRTEIPQVADAIYRHIQKQPSSRFLVIFNNGSCEEIDLESFGFPLSGYSRNKVLWSFQGGFRFYPRLKVDSALESMKTTDVVLSAASDPDPAVSGFNLSDILRQEAAEVAGKINDNVAAGINWTTAAADCFLYMLQHGTTDDDRVWLSYDALQQEMRLDVGYYQSQSLPPPVRRLPEQIPYWTSPKYGFILIRDQSGHIPKGMFLQYDKLCVLKLSGCTFSFTSPPFLCCHSLRFLWLDHCRDESSNTDGAGNQDDIRRCFQRLWVLDVRYSSSKFLSGKMMDFMAQLRELHVMGQEFDMVDVLQGRLQNIRKLRVTKSHATASYYRDTVDLFSGKVKMELLDFSGNTGYTKSFPVVSSCNSLETIIINGSKNLEEISLNGCATLKNLYLSGLFQQLYSLDITGTAVKTLDLSAVTAPKLDSLFLLDCGKLCAILWPPKDNRKRYLGKLRMDTTQKEGSDSTVAATTATSTSAGGSPVEFDWYISARDARILGSLAPIKDYFGPNDAHVVISTTPSPSPCLRGDATSGNKGDRMKSSSRQQEQGTLHPHKDNSSIYADVATTFKKDTIMDLQANGGDCDDWANMCICPPPPTRTRRGQSFPLTQRSVDKETSQDCYICIEDEMMTTTLNAGNRINVPGFICDGAKILHMQDSLSITSIFAAPLGSSWNKLEWCRVERCPKLGCVFSPQVILEGTGTSNHMDIFKKLKTMWASHLCNTRYILEHPSSEGPRYRAFANLTLLHLYCCPRLLYAVPLQHKTVCLENLETLEIMWCGDLNVVFHLYEETSDHGRWQVSWSLPNLRLIHLHELPRLRGIFNVPWDIMDAPKFETVRIRGCWSLKTLPPFIRTVKCDCEKEWWDRMEEGHRKMLAYHHKPAHPRYYKKTMLRGSPLR, from the exons ATGCGTTCTGAG GTTATCACAGCGTACACCATCGATGGTGCCGTGGAACGAATCCTGGAAGAACTGAAGGAGGACATTGGTGGCACCAGCAGCGGCAGGCGGCACAACGTCATCTACTTCGACGGGTGGGATGGGCTGGGGGCATCCGCCGTCCTCCGAGAAGTGGGCCGCCGTCTTGCTCCAGCAGCTTCAGAAGAGAAGAAACCAGCACTGGGCAGTGGTCTTGAGTTCTCGCTGATCATCAACCTCGACTGCTCCAAGTGGGAGAGCAGGAGAGCGATGCAGAGGTCTCTGGCCGAGCAGCTAAAGCTTCCTCCTCTACTGATGAAGATGTTTATTGATGCACAAGATGAGGAGGACGATTATAAAGGTGTGGGCAAAGGCTTCCGCACCGAGATACCGCAGGTCGCCGATGCAATATATCGACACATACAGAAGCAGCCGAGCAGCAGGTTCTTGGTGATCTTCAACAACGGGAGTTGTGAGGAGATCGACCTTGAAAGCTTCGGCTTCCCTCTGTCTGGATACTCAAGGAACAAAGTTTTGTGGTCATTCCAAGGAGGGTTCCGGTTCTACCCAAGGTTGAAGGTGGATAGTGCCCTGGAGAGCATGAAGACGACAGATGTTGTTCTGTCAGCAGCCTCTGACCCTGACCCTGCAGTTAGTGGATTTAACTTGTCCGACATTTTGCGCCAGGAGGCTGCAGAAGTTGCAGGCAAGATCAATGATAATGTCGCCGCCGGAATCAACTGGACTACAGCGGCCGCTGATTGCTTCTTGTACATG CTACAACATGGCACCACTGATGATGATAGAGTGTGGCTATCCTATGATGCTCTGCAGCAGGAGATGCGGCTAGATGTGGGCTACTACCAAAGCCAATCTTTGCCTCCGCCGGTAAGGCGTTTGCCCGAGCAGATACCATATTGGACTTCACCAAAGTATGGGTTCATTCTGATCCGGGATCAGAGTGGCCACATTCCTAAAGGCATGTTCCTACAATATGACAAACTTTGTGTGCTCAAGCTATCAGGGTGCACGTTCAGCTTCACATCGCCTCCGTTCCTCTGCTGCCACAGCCTCAGGTTTCTCTGGCTTGACCACTGCCGAGATGAAAGCAGCAACACAGATGGAGCAGGGAACCAGGACGACATCAGGCGGTGCTTCCAAAGGCTGTGGGTTCTGGACGTACGCTACTCAAGCTCTAAGTTCCTGTCTGGAAAGATGATGGATTTCATGGCTCAACTCAGGGAGCTACATGTgatgggacaagagtttgacatGGTGGACGTGTTGCAGGGGCGGCTACAAAACATTCGAAAGCTCCGAGTAACAAAGTCCCATGCCACTGCTAGCTACTACAGAGACACGGTAGACTTGTTCTCGGGGAAGGTTAAGATGGAGCTTCTTGACTTCTCAGGAAATACTGGCTACACGAAGAGTTTCCCTGTGGTAAGCAGCTGCAACAGCCTTGAGACTATTATCATTAACGGGTCTAAAAATTTAGAAGAGATATCCTTGAATGGGTGTGCTACACTGAAGAATCTATACTTGAGCGGGCTGTTCCAGCAGCTCTACAGCCTAGACATCACCGGTACAGCAGTGAAAACACTGGATCTCAGTGCAGTAACGGCCCCAAAACTTGACAGTCTCTTTCTACTTGATTGTGGGAAGCTTTGTGCAATCCTATGGCCACCTAAAGACAATAGAAAAAGATATTTGGGTAAGCTGCGTATGGACACCACCCAAAAGGAGGGCAGCGATAGTACTGTCGCTGCTACAACAGCTACGAGTACGAGCGCAGGAGGATCACCAGTTGAATTTGATTGGTACATTTCTGCAAGGGATGCAAGGATCCTTGGGTCACTTGCGCCTATTAAAGATTATTTTGGTCCCAACGATGCGCATGTGGTGATTTCAACAACCCCATCCCCTAGTCCATGTCTCCGTGGTGATGCCACAAGTGGTAACAAAGGTGACAGAATGAAGAGTAGCAGCAGGCAGCAAGAGCAAGGAACCCTGCATCCACATAAAGACAATAGTTCAATATACGCAGATGTCGCCACCACCTTTAAGAAGGACACCATCATGGATCTACAGGCTAATGGAGGAGATTGTGATGATTGGGCGAACATGTGTATATGTCCTCCTCCCCCAACCCGTACCCGTCGTGGACAATCATTTCCATTGACACAAAGATCCGTGGACAAAGAAACATCCCAGGATTGCTACATATGCATAGAAGACGAGATGATGACCACCACACTGAATGCTGGAAATCGTATTAATGTACCAGGATTTATATGTGATGGTGCTAAGATCCTGCATATGCAGGATAGCTTGTCCATCACCAGTATCTTTGCAGCTCCATTAGGATCAAGTTGGAATAAATTGGAGTGGTGTCGAGTCGAGCGGTGCCCCAAGTTGGGGTGTGTCTTTAGTCCTCAGGTAATACTAGAAGGAACTGGAACTAGCAACCACATGGACATATTCAAGAAGCTCAAGACAATGTGGGCGTCACATCTCTGCAACACACGCTACATCCTAGAGCATCCTAGCTCAGAAGGACCCAGGTATAGAGCATTTGCAAACCTGACACTGTTGCACCTCTACTGCTGCCCCAGGCTGCTATATGCCGTACCCTTGCAACACAAAACGGTGTGCTTGGAAAATTTGGAGACCCTCGAGATCATGTGGTGTGGTGATCTCAATGTGGTCTTTCACTTGTACGAGGAAACCAGTGACCACGGGAGGTGGCAAGTTAGCTGGAGTCTTCCCAACCTGAGGCTCATCCACCTGCATGAGCTCCCAAGGCTGCGGGGCATCTTCAATGTCCCCTGGGATATCATGGATGCCCCCAAGTTTGAGACTGTAAGGATCAGAGGCTGCTGGAGCCTCAAGACACTACCACCTTTTATTAGGACCGTGAAGTGCGACTGCGA